The genomic interval accccatggtcgctgacttgaagcccaaggtcactggcttgagcccaaggtcactggctggagcaagagatcacttgctctgctgtagccctcccccacccccgtccaggcacatatgagaaagcaatcaaatcaataaacaactaaggaaacaaaagagtcgcaatgaagaattgatgcttctcatctctctcccttcctgtctgtacctatctgtccctctctctctttctccatctgtcaccaaaataaacaaacaaattaattaattaataaaatagtatactcattattttcccttctttcttaaaAAGGTAACTAATTGTATATGCTTATGGCACTTGGCTCTTTTCCTTTAGTAACATTTCCTCCGTAGCATCTTCCTGTGTTTTTCTCAGCCACATTTGACTCCATTGTGCATATGCTTCAGTTCATATGCTTAAATATACAAGCCAGATTCAACATTTTGGAACTATAAGTAATGCTATGAAAAATAGGTAGGTGCATGGGTATATTCATAAAACTGCCGGTAACCCTTCAGGATAGATTCTTAGAAGCATGCTTGCTGTGTTGCCAGGCACATGTAAACAGTTTAAATATTGCCACATTACCCTCTAAAAGGCTTTAGCattctgtattcccaccaacaaagGATGAAAATGGCTGTTTCCTCATGGCCCAATGAATACATAGTACTGCTGTTAAATTTCCACCTAGCTGACGAGTGAGAAATAGTGTCTCAGTGAAGCTGTAATTTATGTTTCTCTTATCCTGAGTGAAGTTAAACatcattctacttatttatgcctcTTTTGGTAAACTGAGCATGTTTCTTGCTCAATTTTATACAGAACTTTTGGTCTtttcctcttgatttttaaaagtttctataaAGTGGGGATTTAACCCTTTGTCTGTGAAATATGTTGATgtgttatacatttttctttcagtcATTTGTCTTTTGATATTATTCATGGTATTTTGTGCCatgcaaaattttgtttttggcctgaccaggcagtggcacagtggatagagtgttagactgggatgcagaggacctaggttcaaaccctgaggttgccagcttgagtgcggctcatccagcttgagcataggctcaccagcttgagtgcaaggtcactagcttgagtgtgggatcacagacatgaccccatggtcactggtttgaagcccagggtcactggcttgagcaaggggtcactggctcggctggaacccccagtcaaggcacatataagaaagcaatcattgaatgactaaggtgctacaacaaagaattgatacttctcatctctatctctctcccttcctgtttgtccctatctgtccctctctctgtcaaaaaaaaaaattgtttttgtgttAAACTTTACTAATAATCTTTTATCATCTCTGGGTTTTAAGCCAGGAAAGCATATGGGCATGGGGGAAAGTACTGTACTGCTGACTGCTCAGTGCTCAAAGCAACGTGACATGGCCTCCTGGCTGGGTAACTGTTAGGCTCTGAGGATTAGAGAGCAAAAGGGGCAGTGGCTAAAGGGGCAGTGCCTTGCCTGGACATAAAGGTGTGTGCTCTGGACTCTTAAGACCAGGAAAGGTTGTGGCTGAAAGCCCTGAGTCCTTGTGCTCGGTCACTGACATGTAGTCGGAGCTGGTGGGATGGGGCCTCGGGCTGCCAGGACAGGTATTAATAGATAACTTCCAAGCTGCCACTGGGGTAGGCTGAGTGTGTGGCTTGGGGATCTCATAGGACTGTTGGAGGACTTAGAATGGGGTGAGGATGAGTGCCATTATAATACTTGTCTTTATAGGACCAGAGTCCAGAACAGAGTGATGTTCCCATGTCTCTCAAAAGGTTGAATATCTTAAGGTTTTTGACAGAATGAGGTACACAGACAGGTGTGCAGCTTTGtaaaggaatttattaaaataaaaggaaatataataCAGAGGACTGCTGCTTAAAGAGTAAACCATAAACGAACTCTCTCATTAACCCTGAAAGCAACACAGTGTTTCCTGCATTGCAGTTCAGGAGAGCAGAACACGTACTTCGTAGTGATTTCTGCCATCTTCACACTCACGGGGAAAGGAAAGGTCAGAACATGTTTACAGCAGGAGTTCATTACTGGCCATGTCAGTTTTGGAAATCCAGAGGGCAAAAGTGACAAATATTAGGTGAGGAGATTACTAAACAGGGTATTGAAGGTGCAGGCTGGTTTCTTCTTGCTTCTTATAGTGAAATGTGAGAGTAGAGAGATGAAGTGAAGGAACTCTTAAAAAGGAACCAAAACTTTAAGATTTGGGAATTCTCAGCCTATCCGTATTGCAAAAAATAAGACAGCACGTTCTGGAAAGAACACCACCGTGTTGCTAGACAATCATTTGATAACAAGATTAATTTGGGACACATCAActatctcagcagaaactctgacAGGCTGGGTTAATGGTGACGCacatgtgaaaaaaatgaaggcattCTACGAGAATGAGAATATCTCTATCCAACTGCAAACATGTGTTACCCATCAAGAAGAAGGATGAATGACCCCAAAGGTAAAACAGAGATGAGCAGGTCTGCTAGTCCCACAGTCAGCCCAGAGAGTAAAAGTCTGGGGGCCAGTGTGTCTGTTCATAGTCCTGGTGGGTCTAGCACCACCGCCACCACCCcagtgggccaagggcagaggagcCAACCAAAGATTGTTCTTGAGCCTCAAATATAACAGAATCTGCCTTGGAAGGTTTGTAACCTGTTTGGGAccatcattcatttcttttctccactTTTGGAACGGGAACGGGAATTCTAGGCCTGTCCCACCTTTTATTTTAGAAGCAAATAACTCGTCTGGTTTACAGGTTCACAACTGAAAAGTAATTCTGCCTAAGGGTGAAACATATTTCTAGTGTCATTCATGCTTGATTTAGGTGAGATCCTGTCATGAGTTGATATTGGAATGTGTTAAGATTTGGAGGGTTTTAAGATGGGTGAATGTAATTTGCATGTGAGAAGAATGTGCATTTAGGGGGACTAGATATCCAGAGAGCCGAGTGTTATGGGCTGAGTTCTTCCtctaaattcatatgttgaagccatAACCTACAATGGGATTTATTTGATGACAGGGTCTTTGAAAAGTGAATGTTATAAGGTGCCTAATGCAATATGGCTGGTGCCAGGATGAGAGGGAGAGATACCAGGAAggcacacatacagaaacaaggCCTCAGGagaacacagcaagaaggcagtcACACCTGCAAGCTTTCCAGCAGAAGCCAAACTGCTCACACATTGATCTTGGACTTGTAGtctcaaaaatggaaaaaaaagaagtttctgtTCTTTAAGGTACCAAGTCTGTAGTACTTTATTATGGCAGGCCTAGCAAATTATAACTTATTTCTACTGCAGGAGATAAACCATAAATCAACTATCTTATCACTGAAAgaatgcaatatttttttccactacATTTGAGAAAAGGGAAATACTTCCTAGTGGTTTCTGCCATTTTCAGACTCAtggtgaaaggaaaagaaaggtcaGGAGAACAGCTCTTGTGGCAGGGGGTGGTGGCCAGACTTGGTCCTCCTGTGTCTGTGGAGGTGAGACTTCTGGCTAAAGCCACGGCCACACTCCCTGCACACATATGGCTTCTCTCCCGAGTGGGTCCGCTGGTGTCGGATCAGCGCTGACTTGAAGCCAAAGCCACGCCCACACTCAGCACACACAcatggcttctctcctgagtgtgtcctctggtcaGAGGTGAGGTCAGATTTCTGGCTGAGTCTTTGCTCACACACTCCATACCCATCAGACTTTTCCCTtaaatgtgtcctctggtgtctggtGAGGAGTGACTTGAAGCCAAAGTTGCGGCCACACTCAGAGCACATgtaaggtttctctcctgtgtgtgtcctctggtgtctgatgAGGGTGACCTTGTGACCGAAGCCCCGCCCACACTCAGGGCATaggtagggcttctcccctgtgtGAGTCCTCTGGTGTCCCATGAGGGCGACCTTCTGACGAAAGCCACGCCCACACTCAGAGCACAGGTaaggcttctctcctgtgtgcgTCCTCTGGTGTCTGATGAGGGTGGCATTCTGGCCAAAGCTGTGCCCACAGTCAGCACAGACgtaaggcttctcccctgagtgtgtgaCTTGGTGGATGAGGAGCAGGGACTGCTGCCTGAAGCCACGCCCACACTCTAGACACAAGAAAGGCCTCTCACCAGAATGTGAGCTCCGGTGTTGCAGGAGGGATGCCTTCTGGCAGAAGCCTCTCCCACACTCAGGACACACGAAGGGCTTCTCTTGCAAGTGTGTCCTCTGGTGCAGGACCAGGGCGATCTTCTGGCGAAAGCCGCGCCCACACTCCTGACACACAAAGGGCCTCTCTCCGGAGTGTATCCTCTTGTGGTTGGTGAGTGAGGATGTATACCTGAAGTGTCGCCCACATTCCCTGCAGACGTACGGCTTCTCCCCGGAGTGTTTCCTCTGGTGTATAGTGAGAGAGGACTTCCGGCCAAAGCCACGCCCACACTCCCCACAACTATAAGGCTTTTCCCCTGTGTGCATCCTCTGGTGCTTGAGGAGGTCAGACCGCTGGCAGAAACCTCTGCCACACTCAGGACACACATGATGCTTCTGGAGGCTTGAGTTTGTGCTATGTCCTAGTCTATATTTTTCACACACAACTGCTCCAGATTCTGAGCAGTCTTCCCCCACAGGATCCATCCTCTGGTCTATTTTTCCACCTCTGTTGCCTTCCACCCTGTCCACTGGCTGACCTTGAAACAGGCCAAGGGACACAACTGAAGTTCCACTCAGCTGCAGCCTCCTGAACACGGTGCCAGGGCcgcctctctctccatcttctgCTACTTCACTCAAGCAGCGTGAAGCTTCCCATGGGGAGTGGCTTCCTACAGATGATCTTGGGAATATCTGAGGGGGGTGACCACATGGCACATATTGTCTGAGGAACTGTGGACCAGAAGAAAAGGCCACCAGGCTGGAGAGACTGGGCTGGAATTCTGTCCTTGATTCTGCTGGAGAGAGAGTCACTGTCAGAATCACCACGGGCCCGTTGTGGACAGTTAAACTTACCCAGA from Saccopteryx leptura isolate mSacLep1 chromosome 2, mSacLep1_pri_phased_curated, whole genome shotgun sequence carries:
- the ZNF169 gene encoding zinc finger protein 169 isoform X2; its protein translation is MAPGLLTTRDEALMAFGDVAVAFTEREWKLLSPAQRTLYRDVMLENYSHLVSLGLAFSKPKLITQLEQEDEPWREESEYLVDLCRESRTEFQPSLSSLVAFSSGPQFLRQYVPCGHPPQIFPRSSVGSHSPWEASRCLSEVAEDGERGGPGTVFRRLQLSGTSVVSLGLFQGQPVDRVEGNRGGKIDQRMDPVGEDCSESGAVVCEKYRLGHSTNSSLQKHHVCPECGRGFCQRSDLLKHQRMHTGEKPYSCGECGRGFGRKSSLTIHQRKHSGEKPYVCRECGRHFRYTSSLTNHKRIHSGERPFVCQECGRGFRQKIALVLHQRTHLQEKPFVCPECGRGFCQKASLLQHRSSHSGERPFLCLECGRGFRQQSLLLIHQVTHSGEKPYVCADCGHSFGQNATLIRHQRTHTGEKPYLCSECGRGFRQKVALMGHQRTHTGEKPYLCPECGRGFGHKVTLIRHQRTHTGEKPYMCSECGRNFGFKSLLTRHQRTHLREKSDGYGVCEQRLSQKSDLTSDQRTHSGEKPCVCAECGRGFGFKSALIRHQRTHSGEKPYVCRECGRGFSQKSHLHRHRRTKSGHHPLPQELFS
- the ZNF169 gene encoding zinc finger protein 169 isoform X1 yields the protein MAPGLLTTRDEALMAFGDVAVAFTEREWKLLSPAQRTLYRDVMLENYSHLVSLGLAFSKPKLITQLEQEDEPWREESEYLVDLCRAESRTEFQPSLSSLVAFSSGPQFLRQYVPCGHPPQIFPRSSVGSHSPWEASRCLSEVAEDGERGGPGTVFRRLQLSGTSVVSLGLFQGQPVDRVEGNRGGKIDQRMDPVGEDCSESGAVVCEKYRLGHSTNSSLQKHHVCPECGRGFCQRSDLLKHQRMHTGEKPYSCGECGRGFGRKSSLTIHQRKHSGEKPYVCRECGRHFRYTSSLTNHKRIHSGERPFVCQECGRGFRQKIALVLHQRTHLQEKPFVCPECGRGFCQKASLLQHRSSHSGERPFLCLECGRGFRQQSLLLIHQVTHSGEKPYVCADCGHSFGQNATLIRHQRTHTGEKPYLCSECGRGFRQKVALMGHQRTHTGEKPYLCPECGRGFGHKVTLIRHQRTHTGEKPYMCSECGRNFGFKSLLTRHQRTHLREKSDGYGVCEQRLSQKSDLTSDQRTHSGEKPCVCAECGRGFGFKSALIRHQRTHSGEKPYVCRECGRGFSQKSHLHRHRRTKSGHHPLPQELFS